The following proteins are co-located in the Colletotrichum lupini chromosome 4, complete sequence genome:
- a CDS encoding major facilitator superfamily transporter has product MPSTSGLRANLRLYRQSFPCIRDLGLILLLTSFITCFKYKSVSIESLLRLPFIVNIALKDAMPEALLVQGAPKSPSSVMEMLPLKSPASTSKQTTSSQKPSSPPNDEVPTATEAEPPQGSPSRNVSVAKSITVIVTLAGINFLNTMGSGILIAALPRIAQDVGLDESLILWPAAVYNLAAGCLLLIFGAVADVVGAKLMWLMGSYLCVVFTIAVGLSQTGIQIILFRTAVGVSISACLPTAMAFITKTFPKGGWRNVAFSMNGIGFPLGYALGLVLGGIFTDTIGWRWAYYMMAVINFALSTAAVWSLPSIHQPSEKKWTRRLAEDIDWIGAVIMSVALGLLLYVLAMTTSSYTRIADPTNIALLTVAVALLVAFPVWMNLQTKRGRPALIPNRLWRNAAFTSICVSIFLPQEFPMLTPSKSFQKVQGISALQSSLRFLPHVVMGTLVNIAAAWLVSRIKVQTLGAVSAVITAAAPILMATISLDGNYWFAPFWAMVLSPVNADALFTVSNLIISDAFPADVQSLAGGVFSEIGQIGNAVGLAVTAAIAASVTEHSAVVHDDAREARMEGYRAAFWTIFAATVAVLIIVVGGFRKGGTVGKKDD; this is encoded by the exons ATGCCTTCAACTTCAGG CTTGCGCGCCAACTTGCGCCTTTACCGCCAA TCGTTCCCCTGCATAAGGGACCTTGGTCTCATCTTGCTGCTTACATCGTTCATAACTTGCTTCAAATATAA GAGTGTTTCGATCGAATCATTGCTACGTCTACCTTTCATCGTGAACATCGCCCTCAAGGACGCAATGCCAGAGGCCCTCCTCGTCCAGGGCGCTCCAAAAAGCCCATCTTCGGTCATGGAGATGCTCCCATTGAAGTCACCAGCAAGCACATCGAAGCAAACCACTTCATCGCAGAAGCCCAGTTCCCCTCCAAATGATGAAGTCCCAACAGCAACAGAAGCAGAGCCCCCTCAAGGTTCCCCATCCCGCAACGTCTCCGTAGCAAAGAGCATCACCGTAATCGTCACCCTCGCCGGCATAAACTTCCTCAACACAATGGGCTCCGGCATCCTCATCGCCGCCCTCCCGCGCATAGCCCAAGACGTCGGCCTCGACGAGAGCCTCATTCTCTGGCCCGCCGCCGTTTACAATCTCGCCGCTGGCTGCCTCCTCCTCATCTTTGGCGCCGTCGCCGACGTCGTGGGCGCCAAGCTCATGTGGCTGATGGGAAGCTACCTCTGCGTCGTCTTCACCATCGCCGTCGGCCTGTCCCAGACGGGGATCCAAATTATTCTCTTCCGCACCGCCGTCGGCGTCTCTATTTCAGCATGCTTGCCCACGGCTATGGCGTTTATTACAAAGACTTTCCCCAAGGGCGGATGGCGGAATGTCGCGTTTTCGATGAATGGGATTGGGTTTCCGCTGGGGTACGCGCTTGGGCTGGTCCTGGGTGGCATCTTTACCGACACCATCGGTTGGCGTTGGGCGTACTACATGATGGCCGTTATCAACTTTGCTCTGTCGACCGCGGCGGTCTGGTCTCTGCCTTCGATTCACCAGCCGTCTGAGAAGAAGTGGACGCGCCGCTTGGCGGAGGATATCGACTGGATAGGAGCCGTCATCATGAGCGTTGCGCTGGGTTTGTTACTCTATGTGCTGGCGATGACTACTTCTTCGTACACAAGGATTGCTGATCCTACTAATATTGCCCTCCTGACCGTAGCAGTAGCCTTGCTGGTCGCGTTCCCCGTCTGGATGAACCTTCAGACTAAAAGGGGTCGTCCAGCGCTGATACCAAATCGTCTATGGCGGAACGCTGCCTTCACGTCGATATGT GTGTCCATCTTCCTAC CCCAAGAATTCCCAATGCTAACACCGTCAAAAAGTTTCCAAAAAGTCCAGGGCATCTCCGCGTTGCAAAGCTCTCTGCGATTCCTGCCTCATGTCGTCATGGGCACTCTCGTCAACATCGCAGCAGCATGGCTCGTCTCACGAATAAAGGTCCAGACTCTGGGCGCCGTATCTGCAGTCATAACAGCCGCGGCGCCGATCCTCATGGCCACAATCAGCCTCGATGGAAACTACTGGTTTGCGCCGTTTTGGGCCATGGTGCTTTCGCCAGTGAATGCTGATG CCCTCTTCACCGTCTCGAACCTAATCATCTCCGACGCCTTCCCAGCAGACGTGCAATCACTCGCCGGCGGCGTCTTCAGCGAGATCGGGCAGATCGGTAACGCGGTGGGCCTTGCCGTGACTGCAGCCATCGCAGCCTCCGTAACCGAGCACTCGGCTGTCGTTCACGACGATGCCCGGGAGGCGCGCATGGAAGGTTACCGCGCGGCATTCTGGACTATCTTTGCCGCCACGGTTGCGGTGCTCATTATTGTGGTCGGAGGGTTTCGAAAGGGTGGCACGGTCGGGAAGAAGGATGACTAG
- a CDS encoding V-type proton ATPase proteolipid subunit 2, whose protein sequence is MMRRDKAKNAAAAAAPHSSTVSIPASPAQPHFQSSDATPATIPLNWGWCVGPVWRRVTGFSACPQCSPDWASSPSPSSKVLDPGSQHRGILDTHIPPPSVGHQHASPASSPTTVLPTMAEDSVLAPKFAPFIGMAGIAAAMIFGCIGAAYGTAKSGIEKRLLTLQQCLIPVVMSGIIAVYSLVISVLIAQDLVPPGAGSNYSLFNGFMHLACGLSVGFTGLAAGYTIGIVGDKGVRSYMEQSRIFVGMVLILIFGEVLGLYGLIVALILNTKSKG, encoded by the exons ATGATGCGCCGCgataaggctaag AACGCTGCTGCAGCCGCTGCGCCGCACTCGAGCACCGTCTCCATTCCTGCCAGCCCCGCCCAGCCACACTTTCAGTCTTCAGATGCAACACCAGCCACGATACCGTTGAACTGGGGCTGGTGTGTCGGGCCGGTATGGCGCCGAGTCACGGGTTTCTCAGCCTGTCCACAGTGCAGTCCTGATTGGGCCTCGTCACCGTCACCAAGCTCCAAGGTCCTGGATCCAGGAAGCCAACATCGCGGGATCCTCGACACGCATATCCCTCCCCCCTCCGTCGGCCATCAACACGCATCCCCCGCATCGAGTCCGACCACCGTTTTGCCCACCATGGCTGAAGACTCTGTCCTCGCCCCCAAGTTCGCGCCGTTCATCGGAATG GCCGGCATTGCGGCTGCCATGATTTTCGGAT GCATCGGCGCCGCATATGGTACCGCCAAGTCAGGAATCG AAAAGCGTCTGCTAACACTGCAGCAGTGTCTGATTCCCGTCGTCATGTCCGGTATCATTGCTGTTTACTCTTTGGTTATCTCGGTCCTCATCGCCCAAGATTTGGTCCCTCCCGGTGCTGGAAGCAACTACAGTTTGTTCAA CGGCTTCATGCACCTTGCCTGCGGTCTCTCCGTTGGCTTCACTGGCCTTGCGGCTGGTTACACGATTGGTATCGTCGGCGACAAGGGCGTGCGCTCGTACATGGAGCAATCACGCATCTTCGTCGGCATGGTCCTGATTCTTATTTTCGGCGAAGTCTTGGGTCTTTACGG ACTCATTGTCGCTCTTATCCTGAACACCAAGTCCAAGGGCTAA
- a CDS encoding CNH domain-containing protein, producing the protein MHHRTYPDGRPWAVCQFWCRPIKLSPAFDACPNQPGSNPSLHSTLFHHYHHLLHHEPPRPPPSFDFLPATFPSRQQQVTQHCYRLPASTTALPYLTRRSFSHHLDINKSCQICRGSAHNVTRPILERGRRTPRTKGKRIATTKKILPHAGHRLSAKLTTAASTSASSAAVEASRFSSIEPIMSDYRGDPRGHSSNYQREAAYSNIFGANPPPGRSQTMTSSSMPPQMMPQQQGGRTQTMSSSMSSMQRQPPPRVPPGQYMDRDPGSPRGAPMQPNGYPAQQRSASGGYQVPNPQAQYMQQQQARRPYGGPAGPIPQRDGRGPPPSQGQYGPPRTAAQRFYQGAGGAAPAMNNDSYRSQSLASAPRPNMYQPSSNGYGSQPNHQAPANAFRHAPYNPSSSRTTAQGRVVPERQDDRAMSMTGYHPQDRDMHQYQNSHQTMSGRVIPNRRAPVELPATNGSFGGGYTPAPGSQTRTMSMASSIAGDPNNQRTMSMASTVAPTITPSESDATLTHRPSMSKSIDGERPPTGKIRPPLVYPALLSRVADCFRQKIITGDRTKNELTYKNAFSGAEAVDVLSYIIRTTDRNLALLLGRALDAQKFFHDVTYEHRLRDSTSEMYQFRETLMEETEERPAVDGVFVLLSECYSPTCTRDQLCYSIACPRRLEQVSRLNLKIQPGLKKESENVSNEDDVDQTDEQKLWINSVPKEVADSIGDREKKRQEVISEICYTERDFVKDLEYLRDFWILPLRSKASPIPANKREKVVKAIFSNIVDHPSLHAVSAKFAKMLTERQQKNPVVGAIGDIFLECVPQFEPFIWYGSKQLEAKFEFENERSANPYFAKFVDEIERRKESRKLELNGYLTKPTTRLARYPLLLENVLKYTEDGSSDKEDIPKVLKLIRDLLTRVNAESGKAENRFNLRRLHEQLRFRPNERVDLRLTEEGRELVFKSQLKKTPQDASEITAFLFDHAVLLVRIKQAGKGEEIKAYRRPIPLELLAIREMEEVIPGSGAMKRSSSSLLPALRANTNDSKKSEGWPITFRHLGKAGYELTLYASNQAARKKWLEFIDSAQQRLRARADFFNTSVISTGFFVGTNQVNCVTPYDGGRKLLYGTDNGIYLSDRKSRDAMPKRVIETTSVTQLDVLEEYGLLLVLSNKALYSYPLGALDPNEPALSKRPKKIQSHCNFFKTGICLGRHLVCCVKSSALSTTIKVYEPNDAMSKGKKQKGFGKMFAGQDELKPFKEFYIPTESSSVHFLKSKLCVACARGFEVVSLETLETQSLLDQADTSLDFVARKENVKPIHIERLNGEFLLNYSEFSFFVNRNGWRARPEWRIDWEGTPGSFALSYPWILAFEQNFIELRNIENGAVHIVPHKNIRMLHSSTHEIIFAYEDEKGEDVVEAIDFWKSNRRSEIP; encoded by the exons ATGCACCACCGTACCTATCCAGACGGTAGACCTTGGGCTGTCTGCCAGTTTTGGTGCCGTCCTATCAAACTATCCCCAGCTTTCGACGCCTGTCCCAACCAACCTGGAAGCAACCCCAGTCTCCA CAGCACCCTCTTCCACCACTACCACCACCTCCTCCACCACGAACCACCACGGCCACCACCATCCTTCGACTTTTTGCCCGCAACATTTCCTAGCCGCCAGCAACAAGTTACTCAGCATTGCTATCGCCTGCCCGCAAGCACAACTGCGCTGCCTTACCTTACCCGACGCTCCTTTTCGCATCATCTCGACATAAACAAAAGTTGCCAGATCTGCCGTGGCTCG GCCCATAACGTCACCCGGCCCATCCTGGAAAGGGGACGCAGAACACCTAGAACGAAGGGGAAACGAATAGCAACCACCAAAAAAATCCTCCCCCACGCTGGCCACCGCCTCTCCGCCAAACTGACGACCGCAGCGTCGACATCTGCCTCT TCGGCGGCCGTTGAGGCCTCACGTT TTTCCTCCATCGAACCCATCATGTCCGACTACCGCGGCGACCCGAGGGGTCACTCGTCCAACTACCAGCGCGAAGCCGCCTACTCTAACATTTTCGGCGCCAATCCCCCGCCGGGACGTTCGCAGACAATGACCTCTTCTTCGATGCCTCCCCAGATGATGCCACAACAGCAGGGAGGAAGGACGCAGACAATGTCATCTTCCATGTCGTCTATGCAGCGACAACCGCCCCCGAGGGTGCCTCCAGGCCAGTACATGGACCGCGACCCGGGCTCTCCGAGAGGTGCTCCTATGCAGCCAAATGGCTACCCGGCTCAACAACGCTCAGCGTCCGGCGGCTATCAAGTGCCCAACCCGCAAGCACAATACATGCAGCAACAACAGGCTCGCCGCCCTTACGGAGGACCTGCCGGGCCCATCCCCCAGCGTGATGGAAGGGGGCCGCCGCCGTCCCAAGGGCAGTACGGCCCACCAAGAACAGCAGCACAGCGATTTTACCAAGGAGCAGGAGGCGCGGCGCCAGCTATGAATAACGATTCATACCGCTCGCAGTCTCTTGCTTCCGCCCCGAGACCGAACATGTACCAGCCTTCCTCAAATGGATACGGCTCACAACCGAATCACCAGGCCCCGGCCAATGCTTTCCGCCATGCTCCGTACAATCCGAGCTCGTCTCGCACAACAGCACAAGGAAGGGTCGTTCCAGAACGCCAAGACGATCGAGCCATGTCAATGACTGGCTATCACCCGCAGGACCGCGATATGCACCAGTACCAGAATTCCCACCAGACTATGAGTGGCCGGGTCATTCCGAATAGAAGGGCGCCCGTGGAATTGCCGGCCACCAATGGAAGTTTCGGAGGAGGCTATACACCAGCGCCAGGGTCTCAGACCAGAACGATGAGCATGGCTTCTTCAATAGCCGGTGACCCGAACAACCAGAGGACGATGTCGATGGCGTCTACGGTGGCACCAACGATCACGCCTTCAGAGAGCGACGCGACCCTGACGCATAGACCTTCTATGAGCAAGTCTATTGACGGTGAACGACCTCCAACTGGCAAAATTCGACCCCCCCTGGTTTATCCCGCATTGCTATCGCGAGTGGCCGACTGCTTCCGGCAAAAGATCATCACTGGCGACCGGACGAAGAACGAGCTCACGTATAAGAACGCCTTCAGTGGTGCCGAAGCTGTGGATGTCTTGTCGTACATTATTAGGACGACAGACAGGAATTTGGCGCTGCTGTTGGGACGAGCTCTGGATGCCCAAAAGTTCTTCCACGACGTCACCTACGAACATCGCTTGCGAGACTCCACGTCAGAAATGTACCAATTCCGAGAAACTCTGATGGAAGAAACGGAAGAGAGACCTGCGGTCGACGGTGTCTTTGTGCTCCTTTCCGAGTGTTACTCGCCGACTTGTACAAGAGATCAGCTCTGTTACTCCATTGCGTGCCCTCGCAGACTGGAGCAGGTATCTCGGCTGAACTTGAAGATCCAGCCTGGCCTGAAGAAGGAGTCTGAGAACGTCTCTAATGAAGATGATGTCGACCAAACCGATGAACAGAAGCTCTGGATCAACTCCGTTCCGAAGGAAGTGGCCGACAGCATCGGCGACAGGGAGAAGAAGAGGCAGGAAGTCATTTCAGAAATCTGCTACACCGAGAGAGATTTTGTGAAGGACTTGGAATATCTGCGCGACTTCTGGATTTTGCCTCTGCGCTCCAAGGCTTCTCCGATTCCTGCTAACAAGAGGGAGAAGGTTGTTAAGGCCATTTTCAGCAATATTGTCGATCACCCAAGTTTGCATGCTGTGAGCGCAAAATTCGCCAAGATGTTGACAGAGCGGCAACAGAAGAACCCGGTTGTTGGTGCTATTGGCGACATTTTCCTCGAGTGTGTACCTCAGTTCGAGCCATTTATTTGGTATGGTTCCAAGCAATTGGAGGCCAAGTTCGAATTTGAGAATGAACGATCCGCCAACCCCTACTTTGCCAAGTTTGTTGATGAGATTGAACGGCGAAAAGAGTCACGCAAGCTGGAACTCAATGGTTACCTCACCAAGCCGACGACTCGTTTGGCTCGTTACCCACTTTTGCTGGAAAACGTGCTCAAGTACACAGAGGACGGTAGCTCTGACAAGGAAGACATCCCCAAGGTGCTCAAGTTGATTCGCGACCTCTTGACGAGAGTCAACGCCGAGTCAGGAAAGGCCGAGAACAGATTCAACCTGAGGCGACTCCATGAGCAACTGCGCTTCCGGCCAAACGAGAGGGTGGATCTACGATTGACGGAGGAAGGCAGAGAGTTGGTATTCAAGAGTCAGTTGAAGAAGACACCGCAAGACGCGTCTGAGATCACTGCTTTCTTGTTCGACCACGCAGTCCTTCTGGTGAGAATCAAGCAGGCTGGCAAGGGCGAAGAAATCAAGGCATACAGGCGGCCGATCCCCTTGGAGCTGCTCGCTATCCGTGAAATGGAAGAGGTCATCCCAGGTTCCGGTGCCATGAAGCGATCTTCATCAAGCTTGCTTCCCGCCCTTCGAGCCAACACAAACGACAGTAAGAAGAGCGAAGGCTGGCCGATCACATTCAGGCACTTGGGCAAAGCCGGGTACGAACTGACGCTCTACGCGTCTAACCAGGCTGCACGTAAGAAGTGGCTCGAGTTTATTGATAGCGCCCAGCAACGTTTGAGAGCCCGCGCCGACTTCTTCAACACAAGTGTAATCTCCACAGGCTTCTTTGTGGGCACAAACCAAGTCAACTGCGTTACGCCGTACGATGGTGGCCGCAAGTTGCTGTACGGCACGGACAATGGCATCTACCTTTCTGATCGCAAGAGCAGAGATGCGATGCCCAAGCGTGTCATTGAGACAACGAGCGTCACCCAGCTTGATGTTCTCGAGGAATATGGCCTCCTTCTGGTTCTGTCTAATAAGGCGCTTTATTCGTACCCGCTTGGGGCATTGGATCCAAACGAACCTGCTCTCTCGAAGCGACCCAAGAAAATCCAGAGTCACTGCAACTTTTTCAAGACAGGCATCTGCCTCGGCAGACATCTTGTGTGCTGCGTTAAGTCCTCAGCTCTCTCGACTACAATAAAGGTGTATGAACCCAACGATGCTATGTCGAAGGGCAAGAAGCAAAAGGGCTTCGGCAAGATGTTTGCTGGACAAGACGAGCTCAAGCCGTTCAAGGAGTTCTACATCCCCACGGAATCATCGTCGGTACACTTCCTCAAGTCCAAGTTGTGTGTGGCATGTGCCCGTGGATTTGAGGTGGTTTCACTTGAGACTCTTGAGACGCAATCATTGCTCGACCAGGCAGACACGAGTCTCGACTTCGTTGCAAGAAAGGAGAATGTCAAGCCGATTCATATTGAGCGCCTCAACGGCGAGTTCCTCCTCAACTACTCCGAATTCTCGTTCTTCGTCAATCGTAATGGATGGCGCGCGAGACCTGAATGGCGGATCGACTGGGAGGGTACACCGGGAAGCTTCGCTCTTAGCTACCCGTGGATTCTGGCGTTCGAGCAGAACTTTATCGAGCTCAGGAACATTGAGAATGGTGCTGTGCATATTGTGCCGCACAAGAACATTCGGATGCTGCACAGCAGCACGCATGAG ATTATCTTTGCGTATGAAGACGAGAAGGGAGAGGACGTTGTCGAAGCCATCGATTTTTGGAAGAGCAACAGGAGATCCGAAATCCCTTGA